From a region of the Fervidobacterium sp. genome:
- a CDS encoding formate--tetrahydrofolate ligase encodes MLSDIEIAKSAKLKDITEITRYLGIPDDMIKLHGRYIAKVDHKYLKTLQDRQDGKLILVTAITPTPAGEGKTTTSIGLSMALNKIGKRSIVTIREPSLGPVFGVKGGAAGGGYSQVLPMEDINLHFTGDIHAVTAAHNLISAMIDAHINHGNELGIDIRKVYWKRAMDMNDRALREIVIALGGSANGFPREDGFIITAASEIMAALCLAKDLQDLKSRIGEIIIAQSNSGLVRVKDLHIQGAVTALLKDAINPNLVQTIENTPAFVHGGPFANIAHGTNSIVATKLALKLADYVVTEAGFAADLGAQKFLDFVAPVGNIFVDAVVIVASIRALKYHGGVSKDDLTKENTEAVLRGMDNLKVHIENMKKYGLPVVVALNKFSSDTKSEIDAVLSNCPVKCVINEAYSKGSEGAIDLAQAVVEIVQSTPSQYKPLVSLDLPVEQKVEMIAKEIYRAGKVIYTDVAKSKLSVLKKNGFGNYPVIIAKTQNSISDDPKKINAPSNYEFTIRDFQISAGAGFVVALAGEIMLMPGLPKIPAAVNIDIDENGEIKGLF; translated from the coding sequence ATGTTGTCAGATATCGAAATTGCCAAAAGTGCTAAATTGAAAGATATAACAGAAATAACACGCTATTTGGGAATTCCTGACGATATGATAAAACTGCATGGAAGATATATAGCAAAAGTAGACCACAAGTATTTAAAAACCTTGCAAGATAGACAGGATGGTAAACTTATCCTTGTAACCGCGATAACTCCAACACCTGCTGGTGAAGGAAAGACCACAACAAGTATAGGACTTTCAATGGCTTTAAACAAGATTGGCAAGCGATCTATAGTTACAATAAGGGAACCTTCACTTGGACCTGTCTTTGGGGTTAAAGGAGGAGCTGCTGGCGGAGGTTATTCACAAGTTTTACCAATGGAAGATATAAACTTGCATTTCACGGGTGATATTCATGCAGTTACAGCTGCGCACAATTTGATTTCAGCAATGATAGATGCTCATATAAATCATGGTAATGAGCTTGGAATAGACATAAGAAAGGTTTATTGGAAGCGTGCTATGGACATGAATGACAGGGCATTAAGAGAAATAGTTATAGCCCTAGGCGGTAGCGCAAATGGTTTCCCACGTGAAGATGGATTTATCATCACAGCAGCTTCTGAAATCATGGCAGCGTTATGCCTTGCAAAAGACTTACAAGATCTGAAAAGCAGAATAGGAGAGATCATAATTGCTCAATCAAATAGCGGATTAGTAAGAGTAAAAGATCTACACATTCAAGGTGCTGTTACAGCATTGTTGAAAGACGCAATAAATCCTAATTTAGTACAAACAATCGAAAACACGCCAGCATTTGTACACGGTGGTCCGTTTGCAAACATTGCTCATGGTACAAACAGTATTGTAGCAACAAAACTTGCCCTTAAACTTGCAGACTATGTGGTAACTGAAGCGGGTTTCGCAGCGGATCTTGGCGCCCAAAAATTCCTTGATTTCGTTGCACCAGTAGGCAATATCTTTGTTGATGCCGTAGTTATCGTCGCTTCAATCAGAGCTCTCAAGTATCATGGAGGTGTATCAAAAGATGATCTAACAAAAGAAAACACAGAAGCAGTACTGAGAGGAATGGATAATTTGAAAGTTCACATTGAGAATATGAAAAAATATGGTTTGCCTGTAGTTGTTGCACTTAATAAATTCTCATCGGATACGAAGTCAGAGATAGACGCTGTGTTGAGTAATTGTCCGGTGAAATGCGTAATAAACGAAGCTTACTCAAAAGGCTCAGAGGGTGCAATAGATCTCGCACAAGCTGTCGTTGAAATCGTTCAATCCACACCAAGCCAGTACAAACCACTTGTGAGCTTAGACTTACCAGTTGAACAAAAAGTAGAGATGATAGCAAAAGAAATTTACAGGGCCGGAAAAGTTATATACACAGACGTTGCAAAATCAAAGTTGTCTGTATTAAAAAAGAATGGATTTGGCAACTATCCAGTTATAATAGCCAAAACGCAAAACAGTATCTCAGATGATCCAAAGAAAATAAATGCACCATCCAATTACGAATTCACCATTCGTGATTTCCAAATTAGCGCTGGTGCTGGATTTGTTGTAGCTTTAGCTGGAGAGATAATGCTAATGCCAGGTTTGCCGAAAATACCAGCTGCTGTAAATATAGATATCGACGAAAATGGTGAAATCAAAGGATTATTCTGA
- a CDS encoding Glu/Leu/Phe/Val dehydrogenase: MKLSTMGNLKPFGPLYENAQKQFLKAAELMDLDPNIGNFLLWPQRILEVHFPVVMDDGRVEIFEGFRVQHNTARGPAKGGIRYHPDTNLDEVASLAFWMTWKCAVMNLPYGGGKGGVKVDVTKLSEKELERLSRRYFSEIQILVGPQKDIPAPDVNTNAKIMAWYMDTYSMNVGYTALGVVTGKPLDLGGSEGRPEATGRGVAITANEACKVLGKDISKTTVAIQGFGNVGSYSAKILSEEFGAKIVAVSDVSGGIYNENGLDINDLIAYRDSNKGIIKGYPKGKPISNEELLELDVDILVPAALENAITEKNANNIRAKIIVEGANGPTTPEAEEVLIKKGILVVPDILANAGGVTVSYFEWVQDLQTFFWDIDDIRKKLTKMMVNAFGEVYKTKEKYNTDMRTAAYIVAINRVANAVKERGYYPM, from the coding sequence ATGAAACTAAGTACTATGGGAAACCTCAAACCGTTTGGTCCGTTGTATGAAAATGCTCAAAAACAGTTTTTGAAAGCAGCTGAATTGATGGACCTTGATCCAAACATCGGTAACTTTTTACTTTGGCCCCAGAGGATATTAGAAGTTCACTTCCCAGTCGTAATGGATGATGGTAGAGTTGAAATATTTGAAGGTTTTAGAGTACAACATAATACAGCAAGAGGACCTGCAAAAGGTGGAATCAGGTATCATCCTGACACAAATCTTGATGAAGTTGCCTCACTTGCTTTTTGGATGACTTGGAAATGTGCTGTTATGAACCTTCCATATGGTGGGGGTAAAGGTGGTGTCAAGGTCGATGTGACCAAGCTTTCAGAGAAAGAGCTTGAAAGACTCAGCAGAAGGTACTTTTCTGAAATTCAAATATTAGTTGGTCCACAGAAAGATATTCCAGCTCCAGATGTAAATACAAACGCTAAGATCATGGCATGGTATATGGACACATACAGCATGAACGTTGGTTATACCGCACTTGGTGTTGTAACTGGTAAGCCACTCGACTTAGGTGGTTCGGAAGGTAGACCAGAAGCAACAGGTAGAGGAGTGGCAATAACAGCCAATGAAGCTTGTAAAGTACTTGGAAAAGACATCTCTAAAACAACTGTAGCTATCCAAGGTTTTGGTAATGTTGGTTCTTACAGTGCGAAAATACTCAGCGAAGAATTTGGTGCGAAGATAGTCGCAGTAAGTGACGTAAGTGGTGGCATATACAACGAAAACGGTCTTGATATTAACGATCTAATTGCATACAGAGATTCAAATAAAGGTATAATTAAGGGTTATCCAAAAGGAAAACCTATTTCAAACGAAGAATTACTCGAATTAGATGTTGATATACTTGTTCCGGCAGCTTTGGAAAATGCAATAACTGAGAAGAACGCTAACAATATCAGAGCAAAGATAATAGTTGAAGGTGCAAATGGACCAACAACACCAGAAGCCGAAGAAGTACTCATTAAGAAAGGTATTCTTGTAGTGCCAGATATTCTTGCAAACGCCGGTGGTGTTACCGTGTCTTACTTTGAATGGGTACAAGACCTGCAAACGTTCTTCTGGGATATAGACGATATTAGAAAGAAATTAACAAAGATGATGGTCAATGCTTTCGGAGAAGTTTACAAGACAAAAGAAAAATACAACACGGACATGAGAACCGCCGCATACATCGTTGCAATCAACAGAGTAGCAAACGCTGTAAAAGAAAGAGGATATTATCCAATGTAA
- a CDS encoding ABC transporter ATP-binding protein/permease, with the protein MLRAFLKKRWHYYIFGIISLIVIDLLQLFVPKVVAKAVNSIQHIKDLNDVRFFVFSILGLAFGMLFGRFWWRYFILGSSRYFDYYGKKTLFDKILSLDMHFFDKHRSGDIMAYFTNDLSTVERMLGIGVVQLTDALFMSSMTVFFMATSTNWKLTLIALSPLPGIIIISALFGKLIFRRSRKVQDVYSELSGYTEETIDGIRIIKSFSIIPKIEELFERRAKDNFEATISLIRVWGIMWPLVHFVGTLAFFLALTVGGPMVVKGTITLGDYIAFNSYIGMLIWPLTAYGMVMNVIQQGRASLQRLKELQSVEPLVTEPKKPHILSKIEQIDIKNLSFKYPGTERYVLKDVNFSIRKGQFVGIVGTVGSGKSTLVKIISKLYPVESGTVYVNGIDINDLNSKDIRKLISYVPQETFLFSNSVKENVAFALERYEFEKVKEVIKLSAIEEDVEKFPEKYDTIVGQRGVMLSGGQKQRLTIARALMRQADVYIFDDCLSAVDPETEQQIIQMLRTKMKGSTMIVITHRLKVLQGADIIYVLDQGRIVEKGNHYELIENDGLYARMYRKQLVVNGYSDY; encoded by the coding sequence GTGTTAAGAGCTTTCCTTAAAAAAAGATGGCACTACTACATTTTTGGAATTATTTCACTTATCGTTATCGATTTGCTACAGTTATTTGTACCAAAAGTTGTTGCAAAGGCTGTTAACTCGATACAACATATAAAAGACCTGAACGATGTTAGATTTTTCGTTTTTTCCATTCTTGGATTGGCATTTGGCATGTTATTTGGGAGATTTTGGTGGCGTTATTTCATATTGGGAAGTTCAAGGTATTTTGATTACTATGGTAAGAAAACCCTGTTCGACAAAATACTCTCGCTTGACATGCATTTTTTTGACAAGCATCGTTCAGGAGATATAATGGCCTACTTTACAAACGACTTATCCACCGTTGAGCGAATGTTAGGAATAGGTGTAGTCCAACTAACTGATGCACTTTTTATGAGCTCAATGACTGTTTTTTTCATGGCAACATCAACTAATTGGAAATTGACACTTATAGCACTTTCGCCTTTACCAGGTATAATAATAATCTCCGCGTTATTTGGAAAACTTATTTTTCGACGTTCCAGAAAAGTACAAGACGTTTACTCAGAATTAAGTGGCTACACTGAAGAAACGATAGATGGTATAAGGATAATAAAAAGCTTCTCGATAATTCCAAAAATAGAAGAACTTTTTGAAAGAAGAGCAAAAGATAACTTTGAAGCTACCATTTCACTTATTAGAGTTTGGGGAATTATGTGGCCGCTTGTTCATTTTGTTGGTACACTCGCATTTTTTTTAGCGCTCACAGTTGGTGGACCTATGGTTGTGAAAGGTACAATTACACTTGGGGACTATATAGCCTTTAATAGTTACATAGGTATGTTAATATGGCCTTTAACTGCTTATGGTATGGTTATGAATGTGATTCAACAAGGACGTGCTTCCTTGCAAAGGTTAAAAGAGCTTCAGAGTGTGGAACCTTTAGTAACTGAGCCAAAAAAACCACATATACTTAGCAAAATAGAGCAAATAGACATTAAGAACCTGAGCTTCAAATACCCGGGAACAGAAAGGTACGTACTTAAAGATGTTAATTTTTCAATAAGGAAAGGACAATTCGTAGGCATAGTTGGTACCGTAGGAAGTGGAAAATCAACACTTGTTAAGATAATAAGCAAACTTTATCCAGTCGAAAGTGGAACAGTTTATGTAAACGGAATAGACATAAACGATCTGAATTCGAAAGATATAAGAAAACTAATATCTTACGTCCCCCAAGAAACTTTTCTTTTCTCAAACTCTGTAAAAGAAAATGTTGCATTTGCATTGGAACGGTATGAATTTGAAAAAGTCAAAGAAGTAATAAAGCTTTCAGCAATAGAAGAAGACGTTGAAAAATTTCCGGAAAAATATGATACAATAGTAGGACAAAGGGGTGTTATGTTATCTGGTGGACAAAAGCAAAGACTTACTATCGCGCGTGCTCTCATGCGTCAAGCTGATGTTTACATATTTGATGATTGTCTTTCTGCGGTAGACCCTGAAACAGAGCAACAGATAATACAGATGCTCCGTACAAAAATGAAAGGTTCAACTATGATCGTTATAACGCACAGACTAAAGGTGCTTCAAGGTGCCGATATCATATATGTACTCGACCAAGGAAGGATAGTAGAAAAAGGAAATCACTACGAGTTGATCGAAAATGACGGTTTGTATGCCAGAATGTATAGGAAACAGCTGGTAGTTAATGGTTACAGTGATTATTAG
- a CDS encoding GGDEF domain-containing protein, whose protein sequence is MANSFLFCVFLLLLSSLFFVFLSYSKKLKNQKKIIEDKEELLNCFGMIIDTQGYGVAIWQAENLIYINSKILDHAAILDLNLKNKEDVQRVLSNPEKYLALHDVIKAFQEKEFTEEEYFHTWAKETGKKYLQITYLKKKIHEKMYRAILTRDISLEFPSVEKQILSELINILSDELSKEETSIYDLGERIKDLLTHYGLADTFGIAFLQPNGYLYYPYMKYIDDDRSGMSLEPEVKNLTRYVIDKRTKLHIRNSLEETDLPNGYTILKLHGGLFTIYCAPIVYRSIARGAVLFEKQGKDQFSDSTIILFDKIVDIINLSLYFIDILKEVEEDRKKLFELSIKDYLTGAYSRRFLEQYLEKEMYKSKRMGTPLSVILIDIDRFKEVNDMYGHVYGDNMLKNLVKIVNQTIRAMDVIARYGGDEFVIVLSETDTESAQRVVERILKNLEKENIKVSYGIIDASQFETIEQIYREVDARMYEMKKKLL, encoded by the coding sequence ATGGCAAATAGTTTCCTTTTTTGCGTTTTTTTGTTGCTCTTAAGTAGTTTGTTCTTCGTGTTTTTAAGTTACAGTAAAAAACTGAAAAATCAAAAAAAGATAATTGAGGATAAAGAAGAACTCCTCAATTGCTTTGGAATGATTATTGACACTCAAGGATATGGAGTTGCAATTTGGCAGGCGGAAAATTTAATTTACATAAATTCAAAGATATTAGATCATGCTGCCATCTTAGATTTAAATTTGAAAAATAAAGAAGATGTGCAAAGGGTACTCTCAAATCCAGAAAAGTATTTGGCTTTGCATGACGTGATAAAAGCTTTTCAAGAAAAAGAATTTACTGAAGAAGAGTATTTTCACACCTGGGCAAAAGAGACAGGAAAAAAATATTTGCAAATAACTTACCTGAAGAAGAAGATCCACGAAAAAATGTATCGCGCAATTTTAACACGGGATATATCACTTGAATTTCCAAGTGTTGAGAAACAGATATTAAGCGAGCTCATCAATATACTTTCTGACGAATTGTCCAAAGAAGAAACCAGCATTTACGACCTTGGTGAACGAATAAAAGATCTCTTAACACATTACGGACTCGCTGATACTTTCGGAATAGCTTTCTTGCAACCAAACGGTTATTTGTATTATCCGTACATGAAATACATCGATGATGATAGAAGTGGGATGTCCCTGGAACCTGAAGTGAAGAATCTAACAAGATATGTTATAGATAAAAGGACAAAATTGCACATTAGAAATTCCTTAGAAGAAACAGATCTACCGAATGGTTACACAATCTTGAAGCTCCACGGAGGTTTGTTTACTATTTACTGTGCACCAATTGTTTACAGGTCAATTGCTCGAGGTGCTGTTCTATTTGAAAAGCAAGGTAAAGATCAGTTTTCCGATTCCACGATCATTTTATTCGACAAAATAGTCGATATCATAAATCTGTCACTATATTTTATCGACATATTAAAAGAAGTTGAGGAAGACAGAAAAAAGCTTTTTGAACTATCGATTAAGGATTATCTGACCGGGGCGTACAGTAGAAGGTTTCTTGAACAGTATCTTGAAAAAGAGATGTACAAAAGTAAGAGAATGGGCACTCCTTTGTCTGTTATATTGATAGATATCGACAGATTTAAGGAAGTTAACGATATGTATGGACATGTTTATGGGGATAACATGTTAAAAAACTTAGTGAAGATAGTTAATCAAACGATAAGAGCCATGGATGTTATAGCAAGATATGGTGGCGATGAGTTTGTAATAGTCCTTTCCGAAACAGATACGGAAAGTGCGCAAAGGGTGGTAGAGAGAATTTTGAAAAATCTTGAGAAGGAAAATATAAAAGTATCCTATGGAATAATAGATGCATCGCAATTCGAAACTATAGAGCAAATATACAGAGAAGTTGATGCACGAATGTACGAGATGAAGAAAAAGTTATTATAA
- a CDS encoding DUF1659 domain-containing protein, whose amino-acid sequence MKRLSIRWIIGEDEQGKPIYRRQTLTVSEDFSATAAQTVVNILDKYSKYLCESAQIISTESVGDSE is encoded by the coding sequence ATGAAAAGATTATCTATAAGGTGGATTATAGGGGAAGATGAACAAGGAAAGCCAATTTACAGGAGGCAAACTTTGACTGTTTCAGAAGACTTCTCTGCGACTGCTGCACAGACAGTTGTGAATATTCTCGATAAGTATTCAAAGTATTTATGCGAAAGTGCACAGATAATCTCTACCGAAAGTGTAGGTGATTCGGAATGA
- a CDS encoding DUF2922 family protein yields the protein MKRLTLIYRGEENGRRRIYRINVPEPIENIDIAELTQDIQALKLLGLVPDNFEPDEARVIESNVNVLVNLAE from the coding sequence ATGAAAAGATTAACCTTGATTTACAGAGGAGAAGAAAACGGACGTAGAAGAATTTACAGAATAAATGTTCCCGAACCAATTGAAAACATAGATATTGCAGAACTAACACAAGATATACAAGCACTAAAATTACTTGGTTTAGTACCGGATAACTTTGAACCAGATGAAGCAAGAGTAATAGAAAGTAACGTAAATGTGCTTGTCAATCTCGCTGAGTAG
- a CDS encoding radical SAM protein, producing the protein MEDTSLDVLEVYGKEDIAMVYLAKTPQGSFVEFVESLQPPIPREDKWVLIVSTMDGCPIGCMMCDAGGYYKRKLSKDEIIAQILFLVRRRYEESVPVKKFKIQFARVGEPSLNDDVISVLEDLPSLINAPGLMPSISTVAPAGREVWFERLLEVKEKYYIGRFQLQFSIHTTDEKQRDEIIPVKKWSFEQMAKYGERFFSKCDRKITLNFALAKENIVDSNIIKRYFDPNKFLIKITPVNPTYKAIENRLNSDVTDSGLVLKHRTFVEELKNYGYEVIISVGELEENKIGSNCGQYVQKHLTALRKLDNAYVFVKK; encoded by the coding sequence ATGGAAGATACAAGTTTGGATGTTCTTGAAGTATATGGTAAAGAAGATATTGCGATGGTCTATTTGGCAAAGACGCCTCAAGGATCTTTTGTTGAGTTTGTTGAATCCTTACAACCTCCTATTCCAAGAGAAGACAAATGGGTGCTAATCGTCTCAACAATGGATGGTTGCCCGATAGGTTGCATGATGTGTGATGCCGGTGGATATTATAAAAGAAAGTTAAGTAAAGATGAAATAATAGCTCAAATTTTGTTCTTAGTAAGAAGAAGATACGAGGAAAGCGTACCCGTTAAGAAGTTTAAAATTCAGTTTGCCCGAGTTGGTGAACCATCTTTGAATGATGATGTTATCAGTGTACTTGAAGATCTGCCAAGTTTAATAAATGCACCAGGTTTGATGCCCTCGATAAGTACTGTAGCACCTGCTGGCAGAGAAGTTTGGTTTGAGAGGTTATTGGAAGTTAAAGAGAAATATTATATTGGTAGATTTCAGTTACAATTTTCTATACACACTACGGATGAAAAACAAAGAGATGAAATTATTCCCGTAAAAAAGTGGAGTTTTGAACAGATGGCAAAATACGGTGAAAGATTCTTCAGCAAATGTGATAGAAAAATAACCCTAAACTTTGCACTTGCAAAGGAGAATATAGTAGATTCAAATATAATCAAGAGATATTTCGATCCAAACAAATTTTTGATAAAAATAACACCTGTTAATCCTACCTACAAAGCTATTGAAAACAGGTTAAATTCCGACGTGACGGATAGTGGACTGGTTTTGAAACACAGAACTTTTGTCGAAGAGTTGAAAAATTACGGATACGAAGTGATCATAAGTGTAGGCGAACTTGAGGAAAACAAGATTGGAAGTAATTGTGGACAGTATGTACAAAAACACTTGACGGCACTTAGGAAATTGGATAATGCTTACGTTTTTGTAAAGAAATGA
- a CDS encoding NAD(P)/FAD-dependent oxidoreductase, protein MKIAVVGGGPAGVSCASFLKRYGANVIIYEKRVIGGLIENAWCVENFPLVEPSSGVVLANRLRKIVKENNIQVVFDEILSVNGNTLLGRHGSYDTDVIVLATGTAPKRIIEFEVNDRVVYEYRDLPSDVKSLAIYGGGDVAFDSAIQAKLRGINVKIFIRGNSIKAVPKLVEKASELRIEIGLNSQIKSVKDAKCGVEITTSVGEFYFDALLVAVGREVNLPEIRNASNVYIIGDAAHVEFRQASIAVGDGIRCAMDIIMKNQKK, encoded by the coding sequence TTGAAAATTGCTGTTGTTGGTGGTGGACCGGCAGGGGTTTCTTGTGCAAGTTTTTTGAAAAGATACGGAGCAAATGTGATTATATATGAGAAAAGAGTCATTGGTGGACTAATTGAAAATGCGTGGTGTGTTGAGAATTTTCCATTGGTAGAGCCGTCAAGCGGGGTTGTATTAGCAAATAGGTTGAGAAAGATAGTAAAAGAAAATAATATACAGGTAGTTTTCGACGAAATTTTATCTGTGAACGGAAATACACTTCTTGGAAGGCACGGTTCATACGACACTGATGTGATTGTTTTAGCTACGGGAACCGCTCCAAAGAGAATTATTGAATTTGAAGTTAACGATCGTGTTGTGTACGAGTACAGGGATCTACCTTCTGACGTTAAGAGTCTTGCAATCTATGGCGGTGGAGACGTTGCTTTCGACAGTGCAATTCAGGCAAAATTGAGAGGTATAAACGTTAAAATATTCATAAGAGGGAATTCAATTAAAGCTGTACCAAAATTAGTTGAGAAGGCATCTGAACTTAGGATAGAAATTGGACTTAATAGCCAGATCAAGTCTGTAAAAGATGCTAAGTGCGGAGTTGAAATTACTACGAGTGTGGGTGAATTTTATTTTGACGCCTTACTTGTTGCTGTTGGTCGTGAAGTTAATTTACCCGAGATTAGAAACGCAAGTAATGTGTATATAATTGGAGATGCTGCACATGTAGAATTCCGTCAAGCCTCTATTGCTGTTGGTGATGGTATCAGATGTGCAATGGATATTATTATGAAAAATCAGAAAAAGTGA
- a CDS encoding fibronectin type III domain-containing protein → MKRIRGFFLIAITFLTILFNYGCTSKQVSITPELVSPENNATNVPFNNVVLRFKATVGKTYDIIVKDSATNSQVFTKTVKAEKEIEQVIVPKGIFSPEKKYKWYIRLTNNDSVSSSQWVFTTKKNTPPTVSGLLPNGTSGHPFGMLGLTWKASDEDDDDLTFTVRIYEKGKDKPYIETSVATDTYLAKNLRQTTTYRWSVEVKDKWGAVVNSPFAEFTTKANEPPEKIELISPQDKSTNVKFNNLLLKWKGLDRDFEELRYTVYLYQEGTAPSNPIISLSPEEEYQVTGLAPNTNYILQIEAYDTHNEKASQRFSFRTKVNTPPPVPVLQEPANNSRVNLAKVSSLNFRWGAVVDPDEDYVSYRFVIKGSSSERFMDPVNDTQINFSQIAGFFKVGERYQWYVEAKDKHGAKSTSATFTFETYRNNPPSVPSNPFPSNNKENLPNRISLFSWTCSDPDGDELKYDLYMGDSPDNLKLKASDLRKNEYSTSELFEFGKRYYWKVVARDGYNDPVEGPVWSFRITETKIPPTAPVLISPSDNQKELNFNSVTLKWKSSSDPDDDKASLEYYVYYGRADELNMARMLSGQTADEISITISGLQPVTTYFWRVEVKDPFGNYAYSSTWKFTTRTNTAPLWPSNPSPEDGTVITSSSTTTEVVLGWDGKDPDNDRLTYEVYISRTSDFTNVTPRVTADNYLKLRLESPAKYYWYVVAKDPHGGVTQGDIWTFEIRK, encoded by the coding sequence ATGAAACGCATCAGAGGATTCTTCTTAATTGCTATTACTTTTTTGACTATTTTATTTAACTACGGTTGTACATCGAAACAAGTTTCGATAACTCCAGAACTTGTCAGTCCTGAGAATAATGCAACAAACGTACCATTTAACAACGTTGTACTTAGATTTAAAGCCACAGTCGGTAAAACTTATGATATTATTGTAAAAGATTCGGCAACAAATTCGCAGGTATTCACTAAAACTGTAAAAGCCGAAAAGGAAATCGAGCAGGTGATTGTACCAAAAGGGATCTTCTCACCAGAGAAAAAGTACAAATGGTACATTAGGTTAACAAACAACGACTCTGTATCCAGTAGTCAGTGGGTGTTTACAACTAAAAAAAATACGCCGCCAACAGTATCTGGATTGTTACCGAATGGTACAAGTGGTCATCCCTTTGGGATGCTTGGACTTACTTGGAAAGCATCTGATGAAGATGATGATGATTTAACCTTCACTGTAAGAATATACGAAAAAGGTAAAGATAAACCTTACATAGAAACATCTGTTGCAACAGACACCTATTTAGCAAAAAATTTGAGGCAAACTACTACGTATCGGTGGAGTGTTGAAGTAAAAGACAAATGGGGAGCGGTTGTAAATTCGCCGTTTGCTGAATTTACTACCAAAGCTAATGAACCACCGGAAAAGATCGAACTCATATCTCCGCAAGATAAATCAACAAACGTAAAATTCAACAATTTGTTATTGAAATGGAAAGGATTAGACAGGGACTTTGAAGAGCTGAGGTACACAGTTTACCTTTACCAAGAAGGAACTGCCCCTAGTAATCCAATCATAAGTCTCTCACCAGAAGAGGAATATCAAGTTACAGGATTAGCACCGAATACAAATTACATACTTCAAATAGAGGCTTACGATACTCACAATGAGAAGGCATCTCAACGTTTTTCATTTAGGACAAAGGTTAACACACCCCCACCGGTACCTGTTTTACAAGAACCAGCTAATAATTCCAGAGTGAATCTCGCAAAGGTTTCTTCTTTAAATTTCAGGTGGGGTGCTGTTGTGGATCCCGACGAAGATTATGTAAGCTATAGGTTCGTAATAAAAGGCTCTTCTTCCGAAAGATTCATGGATCCGGTGAATGATACACAGATTAACTTTAGCCAAATCGCGGGATTTTTTAAAGTAGGAGAAAGATATCAGTGGTATGTAGAAGCAAAAGATAAACATGGAGCGAAATCCACAAGCGCTACTTTTACTTTTGAAACTTACAGAAATAATCCGCCTTCAGTACCATCAAATCCATTCCCGAGTAATAACAAGGAAAATTTACCAAATAGAATTTCGCTGTTTTCATGGACCTGTTCTGATCCAGATGGCGATGAACTGAAATACGATTTGTATATGGGTGATAGTCCTGATAATCTTAAGTTAAAAGCATCTGACTTACGTAAAAATGAATATTCAACGTCGGAACTGTTTGAATTTGGTAAAAGGTACTACTGGAAAGTTGTTGCAAGAGATGGTTACAATGATCCAGTAGAAGGACCTGTTTGGAGCTTTAGAATTACGGAAACGAAAATTCCGCCAACGGCTCCCGTACTTATTTCACCGTCTGATAATCAAAAAGAGCTCAACTTTAACAGCGTAACTTTAAAATGGAAATCGAGTAGCGATCCAGACGATGACAAAGCGTCTCTTGAATATTATGTTTACTATGGTAGAGCCGATGAATTAAATATGGCTCGTATGCTATCTGGTCAAACTGCTGATGAGATTTCGATTACAATTAGTGGTTTGCAACCTGTAACAACGTACTTTTGGCGCGTTGAAGTAAAAGATCCATTTGGAAATTATGCCTACAGCAGTACGTGGAAGTTTACAACTAGAACAAACACTGCCCCATTGTGGCCAAGCAATCCAAGTCCGGAAGATGGTACAGTCATAACGTCAAGTTCAACTACGACTGAAGTTGTTCTTGGTTGGGATGGAAAAGATCCTGATAATGATAGATTAACGTACGAAGTGTACATAAGTCGAACCAGCGATTTTACGAATGTAACTCCAAGAGTAACAGCAGATAATTACTTAAAACTGCGTTTGGAAAGTCCTGCAAAGTACTATTGGTATGTTGTTGCAAAAGATCCACATGGTGGTGTAACTCAAGGTGATATTTGGACATTTGAAATCAGAAAATAA